A window from Candidatus Bathyarchaeota archaeon encodes these proteins:
- a CDS encoding aminopeptidase P family protein produces the protein MSMIPDSEYLERVRRVQEEMILRDIDLLVGYGSESEPHHVRYLSDFIPNFDFAGFIVPREGEASLITGGPESIVYAQATSRLKKIFIHPFFLETSAPPYHETEHIRFKDIIPEAADELSRIRRVGIVGSNIFPYAIYQDLKRAVGDAEIVEADSILFKVRMIKSPNELNVMRKAYKITEQCHREALEYAEPGRMEWEIEAKAKSAMAMLGAEGPAYPIWVCSGPRTNQGLSRSTDRRIGRGELVQLSIGVKYQGYCGNMCRPFVIGDIPGKARRLMEAGLEAENAVIDAMEPGVESIHVHKVYEEILRKHGFGREFTLYGPAHGTGLQECEGPWINEENLFKLQPGMVFNVDIWLSNGELGLRWEDGVAVTETGIEQLSTYRREIISK, from the coding sequence TTGTCCATGATACCCGACAGCGAATACTTGGAGAGGGTTAGACGCGTCCAGGAGGAGATGATCCTCCGGGACATAGACCTCCTAGTGGGCTACGGCAGCGAGTCGGAGCCCCACCACGTGAGATACCTTTCGGATTTCATCCCCAACTTCGACTTCGCAGGCTTCATAGTGCCCAGGGAAGGGGAGGCCTCGCTCATCACGGGGGGCCCGGAATCCATCGTGTACGCCCAGGCCACCTCGAGGCTCAAGAAGATATTCATCCATCCCTTCTTCCTCGAGACCTCAGCCCCGCCATACCATGAGACCGAACACATCAGGTTTAAAGATATAATCCCTGAGGCGGCCGATGAACTCAGCAGGATCAGAAGGGTCGGGATAGTGGGTTCGAACATATTCCCATACGCCATCTACCAGGACTTGAAGAGGGCTGTGGGCGACGCGGAGATCGTGGAGGCAGACTCCATCCTATTCAAGGTCAGGATGATAAAGTCGCCCAACGAGCTGAACGTCATGAGGAAAGCCTATAAGATAACCGAGCAATGCCACAGGGAAGCCCTGGAATACGCAGAGCCGGGGCGGATGGAATGGGAGATAGAGGCGAAGGCTAAATCCGCCATGGCCATGCTGGGAGCCGAAGGACCAGCCTACCCCATATGGGTCTGCTCCGGGCCCAGGACGAACCAGGGCTTAAGCAGATCCACGGATCGCAGGATAGGCAGGGGCGAACTAGTGCAACTATCGATAGGAGTCAAGTATCAGGGGTACTGCGGCAACATGTGCCGTCCATTCGTGATAGGCGATATACCCGGGAAGGCTAGGAGGCTCATGGAGGCCGGCTTGGAGGCTGAGAACGCCGTCATAGACGCCATGGAGCCCGGCGTGGAATCCATCCATGTACACAAAGTCTACGAGGAAATACTGCGTAAACACGGGTTCGGGAGGGAGTTCACCCTCTACGGCCCAGCCCACGGCACAGGACTACAGGAATGCGAGGGCCCATGGATAAACGAGGAGAACCTCTTCAAACTCCAGCCGGGGATGGTCTTCAACGTGGATATATGGCTCTCAAACGGCGAATTAGGGCTGAGATGGGAGGACGGCGTAGCCGTGACGGAGACCGGGATAGAACAGCTCTCCACATACAGACGCGAAATAATATCAAAATAA
- a CDS encoding type II toxin-antitoxin system VapC family toxin, which translates to MPLVTRRGRQLILEASRADLATTDLAVYEACNSLWKLSTLLKSISIEDAIDAATAIKDLAIRGVIKPIEFTKLDFSSTLQIAHKEGLTFYDASYIITARNAEATLVTEDEKLRRAASKFIKTITYPDLESKLTQT; encoded by the coding sequence TTGCCATTGGTCACCAGAAGGGGCAGACAGCTAATATTAGAAGCCTCACGTGCAGACCTGGCTACCACAGACCTGGCCGTATATGAAGCCTGTAACAGCCTCTGGAAGCTTTCAACATTATTGAAATCGATATCCATAGAGGACGCCATAGACGCCGCCACCGCAATAAAGGACCTAGCCATAAGGGGCGTGATTAAACCGATAGAATTCACAAAACTAGATTTTTCCAGCACACTCCAAATAGCCCATAAAGAAGGACTAACCTTCTACGACGCCTCGTATATTATAACTGCTAGAAACGCGGAAGCCACCCTAGTAACCGAAGACGAAAAATTAAGGAGGGCAGCGAGCAAATTCATAAAAACAATAACGTATCCGGATCTTGAAAGCAAACTAACTCAGACCTAA